One window of the Rosa rugosa chromosome 3, drRosRugo1.1, whole genome shotgun sequence genome contains the following:
- the LOC133735142 gene encoding U11/U12 small nuclear ribonucleoprotein 25 kDa protein, with translation MTETEQKSNINMESKTTPEASVSLEGYKESNIKKARLQSTLAALLEDPILSDVPKKPTLSDVDALLSLEFGSAMRINVVKLDATSLDVALMNSATVKDLKLAIKKKVNEMEQSKMGHRHISWKHVWGNFCLSYHNEKLLDDNAAVEEYGIRNNSQVHFVPCVASKGSRRHSKRRRHRFFHGLSKRM, from the exons ATGACCGAGACTGAACAGAAGAGCAACATCAACATGGAGTCCAAAACGACGCCGGAAGCTAGCGTTAGCTTGGAAGGATACAAGGAAAGCAACATAAAGAAAGCAAGGCTACAGTCAACGCTGGCCGCCCTCTTGGAAGATCCCATCCTTTCCGACGTCCCCAAAAAACCGACCTTATCGGATGTCGACGCTCTCCTCAGCCTCGAATTCGGCAGCGCCATGCGCATCAATGTCGTCAAGCTTGACGCCACCTCTTTGG ATGTGGCGCTCATGAACTCTGCTACGGTCAAGGATCTCAAGCTTGCGATAAAAAAGAAAGTCAACGAAATGGAGCAGTCCAAGATGGGTCACCGCCACATTTCATG GAAGCATGTGTGGGGGAATTTTTGCCTGTCATACCACAATGAGAAGTTGCTGGATGACAATGCTGCAGTTGAGGAGTATGGCATTCGCAACAATTCTCAG GTCCATTTTGTTCCTTGTGTGGCATCCAAGGGTTCTAGGAGGCATTCAAAGAGGAGGAGACATCGCTTCTTTCATGGTCTTAGCAAGCGAATGTGA
- the LOC133736471 gene encoding serine/threonine-protein kinase STY46-like isoform X1 — MAEEDTESRCSIPAGFSPALTRKQKLKVNIYNEILVRLKDSDVAEAQQPGFEDELWAHFNRLPTRYALDVNVERAQDVLMHKRLLHVAHDPATRPAVEVRLVQVHSSSNLSSSRKEDTQCSGFAGKQSHPPPAFGLSEDLELALEAKKLQVQHGNTTVNAFSRPMHEITISTNDKPKLLSELTSLLSDIGLNIQEAHAFSTTDGYSLDVFVVDGWECEETERLRQALAKEILWSENPCLDYNVISPVLGQDTGMKVIGDHVSTSSEEKDIWEIEASLLTYERKIASGSNGDLYQGTFCGQDVAIKVLSTERLNETMREFTQEVCIMRKVRHKNVVQFIGACTKPPNLCIVTEFLSGGSMYDFLHKQKGSFSLQSLLKVAVDISRGMKYLHQNNIMHRDLKAANLLMDGNGVVKVADFGIARVQAQSGVMTAETGTYRWMAPEVIEHKPYDHKADVFSFGVILWELLTGKLPYENLTPLQAALGVVKKGLRPTIPKHTNPMLVELMESCWQQDASLRPEFSEIVNMLRQMARRVADEREDRRKGKSAKVVPTLRHGSAE, encoded by the exons ATGGCGGAGGAAGACACGGAGAGTCGGTGTAGCATACCTGCGGGTTTTTCGCCGGCTTTGACCCGAAAGCAGAAACTGAAAGTGAATATCTACAATGAAATTCTGGTCCGGCTTAAGGACTCGGATGTCGCGGAGGCCCAACAGCCCGGTTTCGAAGATGAACTCTGGGCTCATTTCAATCGCCTCCCAACTAG GTATGCTTTGGATGTGAATGTGGAGAGGGCACAAGATGTTCTCATGCATAAAAGACTATTGCATGTGGCACATGACCCTGCCACTAGACCTGCAGTCGAAGTCCGTCTTGTGCag GTTcattcttcttctaatttaagCTCATCCAGAAAAGAAGATACTCAGTGTTCTGGTTTTGCTGGCAAACAGAG TCATCCACCACCAGCTTTTGGTTTGTCAGAAGACCTTGAACTTGCTCTTGAAGCCAAGAAGTTACAAGTTCAACATGGGAATACCACTGTGAATGCCTTTTCAAG GCCGATGCATGAAATTACAATTTCAACTAATGACAAGCCCAAACTCCTTAGTGag TTGACATCCTTATTATCTGACATCGGACTGAACATTCAAGAAGCACATGCTTTTTCTACAACAGATGGCTACTCCTTGGATGTCTTTGTCGTTGATGGTTGGGAATGTGAG GAAACTGAACGGCTTAGACAGGCACTGGCAAAAGAAATACTATGGAGTGAG AATCCTTGCTTGGATTATAATGTCATCTCCCCTGTTCTGGGGCAAGACACTGGAATGAAGGTCATTGGTGATCATGTAAGCACATCCAGTGAAGAAAAAGATATCTGGGAAATTGAAGCAAGCCTATTGACATATGAAAGGAAAATTGCTTCTGGATCAAATGGTGATTT ATATCAAGGTACTTTCTGTGGTCAAGATGTGGCCATTAAAGTTCTTAGCACTGAGCGCCTAAATGAAACCATGAGGGAGTTTACCCAAGAAGTCTGTATCATGAG AAAAGTTCGGCACAAGAATGTCGTTCAATTCATTGGGGCTTGCACTAAACCTCCTAACCTTTGCATAGTTACTG AATTTTTGTCTGGTGGAAGCATGTACGACTTTCTCCATAAGCAAAAGGGTTCTTTTTCACTTCAGTCCTTGCTCAAAGTTGCAGTTGATATTTCCAGGGGAATGAAATACTTGCACCAAAATAATATAATGCACAGGGACTTGAAAGCTGCTAATCTTTTGATGGATGGAAATGGA GTTGTGAAAGTAGCTGATTTTGGGATTGCTAGAGTACAGGCACAATCTGGTGTTATGACTGCAGAAACTGGCACCTACCGTTGGATGGCTCCAGAG GTCATAGAACATAAACCGTATGATCACAAAGCCGATGTTTTTAGCTTTGGGGTTATTCTGTGGGAGCTTCTTACAGGAAAG CTTCCCTATGAGAACTTAACTCCACTACAAGCAGCACTCGGCGTTGTCAAGAAG GGTCTGAGGCCTACGATTCCAAAGCACACTAACCCCATGCTAGTGGAGTTAATGGAGAGTTGCTGGCAGCAAGATGCATCATTGAGACCTGAGTTCTCAGAGATTGTAAATATGTTGCGACAAATGGCTAGGAGG GTTGCGGATGAAAGGGAGGATCGACGAAAGGGAAAATCAGCAAAAGTAGTACCTACTCTTAGGCATGGCAGTGCCGAATGA
- the LOC133739845 gene encoding mediator of RNA polymerase II transcription subunit 30, translating to MEENEANASPSNPKTTQELAVEGQKHLEETIESAFQILSSMNDELCNPLLWSTNSSAAAAAATTANGHSSLSNGVVHSDSSSSDNTNTQNHGDSSGGGGPGNGGALEEARFRYKNSVTALRAVLAEIPNSQKATSETGSPADETEIEKLEEKASNLRKELVKKNAYIKVLIDQLRDIVTDISTWQSPCSV from the exons ATGGAAGAGAATGAGGCGAATGCATCACCATCAAACCCTAAGACGACGCAAGAGCTAGCAGTAGAAGGCCAGAAGCATCTTGAAGAGACGATAGAGTCAGCTTTCCAGATCCTCTCCTCCATGAACGACGAGCTCTGCAACCCCCTACTCTGGTCCACCAATTCCTCTGCCGCCGCCGCTGCTGCTACCACCGCAAACGGACATTCTTCACTCTCAAACGGCGTCGTTCATAGCGATTCGTCTTCTTCTGACAACACTAATACCCAAAATCACGGAGACtcgagcggcggcggcggtccTGGTAATGGCGGAGCTCTTGAGGAGGCTCGGTTTCGGTATAAAAACTCTGTGACGGCGCTCCGGGCTGTTCTGGCAGAAATTCCTAATTCTCAGAAG GCAACATCTGAAACTGGTTCCCCTGCGgatgaaactgaaattgagaagtTAGAGGAGAAAGCCTCCAATTTGAGAAAG GAGCTTGTGAAGAAAAATGCATATATCAAGGTTCTTATAGATCAGCTACGAGATATTGTCACAGACATATCAACCTGGCAAAGTCCTTGTTCCGTCTGA
- the LOC133736470 gene encoding mechanosensitive ion channel protein 8-like, which produces MAQRPEQVEVEVDGTGERSPRNTVGGESFRRRSKDQVPEAAPNSGGPRVLRCSSSASFSSKGWKPPMSKTRSRLIDPLEERCPKSDRLVHSGRLVGKHEEDDGFDVDDIPEEYKKMKFNTLTLLQWVSLVCVLGALVCNLWIPMIRRLRPWDLPIWKWELLVLALICGRLVSGWGIRVVVFFVERNFLMRKRVLYFVYGLRKAVQNCLWLGLVLVVWHLIFDKKVEKETKSRILPYVTRTLVCFLVATLIWLVKTLLVKVLALSFHVNAFFERIREALFNQYVIETLSGPPLFERQQIQEEEEKAAAEIREFQKAGACMPRELRATLLPRNGPVVGSGGLQSSPTIGRSPRFSSTPTTPKSVKQDEEIPVNHLNKLNQKNVSAWNMRRMMNIIRHGSLTTLDEQILDVEDDSSVEIKTECQAKEAARKIFLKVAKPGAKCIFLDDLMLFMNKDEALKTIVLFGAAGEHDGISKSSLKHWMVRAFRERRALSLSLNDTKTAVDELHNLLNILVGVIIVITWLIILGIPITHFLVFISSQILLVVFIFGNTCKTVFEAIIFLFVMHPYDVGDRCEVDGVQLVVEEMNLLTTVFLKFDNQKVIYPNSVLATKPIANYYRSPDMGDAVDFCVHISTPLEKLNIVKERIIGYIETRTDHWHPAPMVVLRDVEELNKLKISVWLTHKMNHQDMVERWSRRALLIEAMVKVFKELDIQYRLLPIDVNVRNMPSLTSKPPSNWTACAP; this is translated from the exons ATGGCACAGAGACCAGAACAAGTGGAAGTCGAGGTCGACGGTACCGGAGAAAGAAGCCCGAGAAACACAGTTGGTGGGGAGTCTTTCCGGCGAAGAAGCAAAGATCAGGTACCGGAGGCTGCACCCAACTCGGGTGGACCTCGGGTTCTGAGGTGTAGCTCAAGCGCTTCGTTTTCTAGTAAAGGTTGGAAACCCCCAATGAGCAAGACCAGGTCGAGGCTTATTGACCCACTTGAGGAACGGTGTCCCAAATCAGATAGGTTGGTCCATTCCGGACGACTGGTCGGAAAACATGAAGAGGACGATGGTTTTGACGTTGATGATATACCCGAAGAGTACAAGAAGATGAAGTTCAACACTTTGACGTTACTTCAATGGGTGAGTCTTGTTTGTGTTTTAGGTGCTTTGGTTTGTAATCTTTGGATTCCGATGATAAGGAGACTAAGGCCGTGGGATCTTCCGATTTGGAAATGGGAGTTGTTGGTTTTGGCATTGATTTGTGGGCGTTTGGTTTCGGGTTGGGGGATTCGGGTGGTTGTGTTCTTTGTGGAGAGAAATTTTCTGATGAGGAAAAGGGtgttgtattttgtttatgGGTTGAGAAAGGCTGTGCAGAATTGTCTCTGgttgggtttggttttggttgtgTGGCATTTGATTTTTGATAAAAAGGTTGAGAAGGAGACCAAGAGTAGGATCTTACCTTATGTGACTAGGACACTAGTGTGTTTTCTGGTTGCTACTTTGATTTGGCTTGTGAAAACATTACTTGTCAAGGTCCTTGCTTTGTCTTTCCATGTCAATGCCTTTTTCGAACGAATTCGGGAGGCTTTGTTCAATCAGTATGTGATTGAGACGCTTTCTGGTCCTCCTTTGTTCGAAAGGCAGCAGATacaagaggaagaggaaaagGCTGCCGCAGAGATTAGGGAGTTTCAGAAGGCAGGGGCTTGTATGCCTCGCGAGCTCAGGGCAACTCTTCTTCCAAGGAATGGGCCGGTTGTGGGGAGTGGTGGACTGCAGAGTAGCCCCACAATCGGGAGGAGTCCTAGATTTTCTTCTACGCCTACAACGCCTAAGTCTGTGAAGCAAGATGAGGAGATCCCAGTTAACCACTTGAATAAGCTAAATCAGAAGAATGTATCAGCTTGGAATATGAGGCGAATGATGAATATCATCCGGCACGGCTCCTTAACCACTCTAGATGAACAGATACTGGATGTTGAGGACGACTCTTCTGTGGAGATCAAAACTGAATGCCAGGCAAAAGAGGCAGCGAGGAAGATATTCCTCAAAGTAGCCAAGCCAGGGGCCAA ATGCATTTTCCTTGACGATCTGATGCTTTTTATGAATAAAGATGAAGCCTTGAAGACAATTGTTCTCTTTGGAGCAGCAGGTGAACATGATGGGATCAGCAAGTCTTCTCTTAAACATTGGATG gtgAGAGCATTTAGAGAGAGAAGAGCTCTATCATTGTCTCTCAATGATACGAAAACAGCAGTGGACGAACTCCACAATTTATTAAACATTCTTGTGGGTGTGATCATTGTGATAACCTGGCTGATTATACTTGGGATTCCAATCACCCATTTCCTTGTGTTCATAAGCTCACAGATTCTTTTGGTTGTATTTATCTTTGGGAACACATGCAAGACAGTTTTTGAAGCAATAATCTTTCTGTTTGTAATGCACCCATATGATGTGGGTGATCGTTGTGAGGTGGATGGAGTCCAG TTGGTAGTTGAGGAGATGAATCTATTAACAACAGTCTTTCTGAAGTTTGATAACCAGAAGGTTATATACCCCAACAGTGTTCTTGCTACCAAGCCAATTGCTAATTATTATCGTAGTCCTGACATGGGAGATGCTGTTGATTTCTGTGTTCATATATCAACTCCATTGGAAAAGTTGAACATTGTGAAAGAAAGAATCATAGG GTACATTGAAACCAGGACTGACCACTGGCACCCAGCACCAATGGTGGTCTTGAGGGATGTGGAGGAACTGAACAAACTGAAGATATCAGTGTGGCTTACACACAAAATGAACCACCAGGACATGGTGGAGAGATGGAGTCGTAGAGCCCTTTTGATTGAAGCCATGGTCAAAGTGTTCAAAGAGCTTGACATTCAGTATCGCTTGCTGCCTATCGATGTCAATGTCCGAAACATGCCAAGTTTAACCTCCAAGCCCCCTTCAAATTGGACTGCTTGTGCTCCCTAA
- the LOC133735141 gene encoding high mobility group B protein 9 isoform X1, translating into MYCIVKLFALSSLNYSSSKLYFFCAWIFRRGCEGVVAGEMSPVAKGESSRGLQGVHYYPAPLSSHDEIVKDSVVFWDTLRRFHFMMNTRFMIPVIGGKELDLHMLYVEVTRRGGYEKVVEEKKWREVGNIFMFSPTTTSASFVLRKHYRSLLFSYEQVHCFKKQGPICSPSAPPPVAFSISNRNYSDKPELALVEYSSKMPKPAKPIRDCPVPGSEGTGTGTITGKFDCGYLVTVRLGSEVLNGVLYHPEEPVLSDASPEPINFRVPDTKRSRRRSGLKRRSRRREDPNHPKPNRSGYNFFFAEKHCKFKSLYPNREREFTKMIGESWSNLTAEERMVYQNIGVKDKERYKRELEEYKEKKKLRQTTEVNRDTGLISKAKKESQ; encoded by the exons ATGTATTGTATTGTTAA GTTGTTTGCTCTTAGCTCTCTCAATTACTCATCATCGAAACTCTACTTCTTCTGTGCTTGGATTTTCCGGCGAGGCTGTGAAGGAGTCGTCGCCGGGGAGATGTCGCCGGTGGCGAAAGGTGAGAGCTCGAGGGGGTTGCAGGGTGTGCATTACTATCCTGCACCGCTTTCGTCTCATGATGAAATTGTTAAGGATTCTGTTGTTTTCTGGGACACTCTCAGACGCTTCCACTTTATGATGAACACCAGGTTTAT GATTCCTGTCATTGGAGGAAAGGAACTAGATTTGCACATGTTGTACGTGGAGGTAACAAGGAGGGGTGGATATGAGAAG GTTGTTGAAGAGAAGAAATGGAGGGAAGTGGGTAATATTTTCATGTTCTCCCCAACAACAACTAGTGCTTCTTTTGTGTTGAGGAAGCACTACAGAAGTCTTCTCTTCAGTTATGAACAAGTTCACTGCTTTAAGAAGCAGGGTCCTATATGTTCCCCTTCAG CGCCGCCTCCAGTTGCCTTTTCCATTAGTAATCGGAACTACTCAGACAAACCTGAACTGGCTCTGGTGGAATATTCCTCCAAAATGCCGAAACCGGCCAAACCCATCAGAGATTGTCCGGTTCCGGGTTCTGAAG GAACAGGAACAGGAACAATTACTGGGAAGTTTGATTGTGGCTATTTGGTAACTGTGAGGTTGGGTTCGGAGGTTCTCAATGGAGTACTATACCATCCTGAGGAGCCAGTTTTGTCTGATGCAAGCCCTGAACCAATCAATTTCAGAGTACCGGACACCAAAAGATCACGTCGTCGTTCTGGCTTGAAAAGGAGGAGTAGAAGAAGGGAAGACCCCAATCATCCGAAACCTAATCGAAGCGGCTATAATTTCTTCTTTGCTGAGAAGCATTGCAAGTTCAAGTCCCTCTACCCaaacagagaaagagagtttACAAAGATGATAGGGGAGTCTTGGAGCAATCTCACCGCAGAAGAGAGGATG GTTTACCAGAATATTGGGGTGAAAGACAAGGAGAGATACAAGAGAGAACTTGAAGAgtacaaggaaaagaagaagctCAGGCAGACCACGGAAGTTAACAGAGACACAGGGTTGATTAGTAAAGCTAAAAAAGAGAGCCAATAG
- the LOC133735141 gene encoding high mobility group B protein 9 isoform X2 produces MYCIVKLFALSSLNYSSSKLYFFCAWIFRRGCEGVVAGEMSPVAKGESSRGLQGVHYYPAPLSSHDEIVKDSVVFWDTLRRFHFMMNTRFMIPVIGGKELDLHMLYVEVTRRGGYEKVVEEKKWREVGNIFMFSPTTTSASFVLRKHYRSLLFSYEQVHCFKKQGPICSPSVAFSISNRNYSDKPELALVEYSSKMPKPAKPIRDCPVPGSEGTGTGTITGKFDCGYLVTVRLGSEVLNGVLYHPEEPVLSDASPEPINFRVPDTKRSRRRSGLKRRSRRREDPNHPKPNRSGYNFFFAEKHCKFKSLYPNREREFTKMIGESWSNLTAEERMVYQNIGVKDKERYKRELEEYKEKKKLRQTTEVNRDTGLISKAKKESQ; encoded by the exons ATGTATTGTATTGTTAA GTTGTTTGCTCTTAGCTCTCTCAATTACTCATCATCGAAACTCTACTTCTTCTGTGCTTGGATTTTCCGGCGAGGCTGTGAAGGAGTCGTCGCCGGGGAGATGTCGCCGGTGGCGAAAGGTGAGAGCTCGAGGGGGTTGCAGGGTGTGCATTACTATCCTGCACCGCTTTCGTCTCATGATGAAATTGTTAAGGATTCTGTTGTTTTCTGGGACACTCTCAGACGCTTCCACTTTATGATGAACACCAGGTTTAT GATTCCTGTCATTGGAGGAAAGGAACTAGATTTGCACATGTTGTACGTGGAGGTAACAAGGAGGGGTGGATATGAGAAG GTTGTTGAAGAGAAGAAATGGAGGGAAGTGGGTAATATTTTCATGTTCTCCCCAACAACAACTAGTGCTTCTTTTGTGTTGAGGAAGCACTACAGAAGTCTTCTCTTCAGTTATGAACAAGTTCACTGCTTTAAGAAGCAGGGTCCTATATGTTCCCCTTCAG TTGCCTTTTCCATTAGTAATCGGAACTACTCAGACAAACCTGAACTGGCTCTGGTGGAATATTCCTCCAAAATGCCGAAACCGGCCAAACCCATCAGAGATTGTCCGGTTCCGGGTTCTGAAG GAACAGGAACAGGAACAATTACTGGGAAGTTTGATTGTGGCTATTTGGTAACTGTGAGGTTGGGTTCGGAGGTTCTCAATGGAGTACTATACCATCCTGAGGAGCCAGTTTTGTCTGATGCAAGCCCTGAACCAATCAATTTCAGAGTACCGGACACCAAAAGATCACGTCGTCGTTCTGGCTTGAAAAGGAGGAGTAGAAGAAGGGAAGACCCCAATCATCCGAAACCTAATCGAAGCGGCTATAATTTCTTCTTTGCTGAGAAGCATTGCAAGTTCAAGTCCCTCTACCCaaacagagaaagagagtttACAAAGATGATAGGGGAGTCTTGGAGCAATCTCACCGCAGAAGAGAGGATG GTTTACCAGAATATTGGGGTGAAAGACAAGGAGAGATACAAGAGAGAACTTGAAGAgtacaaggaaaagaagaagctCAGGCAGACCACGGAAGTTAACAGAGACACAGGGTTGATTAGTAAAGCTAAAAAAGAGAGCCAATAG
- the LOC133736471 gene encoding serine/threonine-protein kinase STY46-like isoform X2: MAEEDTESRCSIPAGFSPALTRKQKLKVNIYNEILVRLKDSDVAEAQQPGFEDELWAHFNRLPTRYALDVNVERAQDVLMHKRLLHVAHDPATRPAVEVRLVQVHSSSNLSSSRKEDTQCSGFAGKQSHPPPAFGLSEDLELALEAKKLQVQHGNTTVNAFSRPMHEITISTNDKPKLLSELTSLLSDIGLNIQEAHAFSTTDGYSLDVFVVDGWECEETERLRQALAKEILWSENPCLDYNVISPVLGQDTGMKVIGDHVSTSSEEKDIWEIEASLLTYERKIASGSNGDLYQGTFCGQDVAIKVLSTERLNETMREFTQEVCIMRKVRHKNVVQFIGACTKPPNLCIVTEFLSGGSMYDFLHKQKGSFSLQSLLKVAVDISRGMKYLHQNNIMHRDLKAANLLMDGNGVVKVADFGIARVQAQSGVMTAETGTYRWMAPEVIEHKPYDHKADVFSFGVILWELLTGKLPYENLTPLQAALGVVKKDPQVV, encoded by the exons ATGGCGGAGGAAGACACGGAGAGTCGGTGTAGCATACCTGCGGGTTTTTCGCCGGCTTTGACCCGAAAGCAGAAACTGAAAGTGAATATCTACAATGAAATTCTGGTCCGGCTTAAGGACTCGGATGTCGCGGAGGCCCAACAGCCCGGTTTCGAAGATGAACTCTGGGCTCATTTCAATCGCCTCCCAACTAG GTATGCTTTGGATGTGAATGTGGAGAGGGCACAAGATGTTCTCATGCATAAAAGACTATTGCATGTGGCACATGACCCTGCCACTAGACCTGCAGTCGAAGTCCGTCTTGTGCag GTTcattcttcttctaatttaagCTCATCCAGAAAAGAAGATACTCAGTGTTCTGGTTTTGCTGGCAAACAGAG TCATCCACCACCAGCTTTTGGTTTGTCAGAAGACCTTGAACTTGCTCTTGAAGCCAAGAAGTTACAAGTTCAACATGGGAATACCACTGTGAATGCCTTTTCAAG GCCGATGCATGAAATTACAATTTCAACTAATGACAAGCCCAAACTCCTTAGTGag TTGACATCCTTATTATCTGACATCGGACTGAACATTCAAGAAGCACATGCTTTTTCTACAACAGATGGCTACTCCTTGGATGTCTTTGTCGTTGATGGTTGGGAATGTGAG GAAACTGAACGGCTTAGACAGGCACTGGCAAAAGAAATACTATGGAGTGAG AATCCTTGCTTGGATTATAATGTCATCTCCCCTGTTCTGGGGCAAGACACTGGAATGAAGGTCATTGGTGATCATGTAAGCACATCCAGTGAAGAAAAAGATATCTGGGAAATTGAAGCAAGCCTATTGACATATGAAAGGAAAATTGCTTCTGGATCAAATGGTGATTT ATATCAAGGTACTTTCTGTGGTCAAGATGTGGCCATTAAAGTTCTTAGCACTGAGCGCCTAAATGAAACCATGAGGGAGTTTACCCAAGAAGTCTGTATCATGAG AAAAGTTCGGCACAAGAATGTCGTTCAATTCATTGGGGCTTGCACTAAACCTCCTAACCTTTGCATAGTTACTG AATTTTTGTCTGGTGGAAGCATGTACGACTTTCTCCATAAGCAAAAGGGTTCTTTTTCACTTCAGTCCTTGCTCAAAGTTGCAGTTGATATTTCCAGGGGAATGAAATACTTGCACCAAAATAATATAATGCACAGGGACTTGAAAGCTGCTAATCTTTTGATGGATGGAAATGGA GTTGTGAAAGTAGCTGATTTTGGGATTGCTAGAGTACAGGCACAATCTGGTGTTATGACTGCAGAAACTGGCACCTACCGTTGGATGGCTCCAGAG GTCATAGAACATAAACCGTATGATCACAAAGCCGATGTTTTTAGCTTTGGGGTTATTCTGTGGGAGCTTCTTACAGGAAAG CTTCCCTATGAGAACTTAACTCCACTACAAGCAGCACTCGGCGTTGTCAAGAAG GATCCCCAAGTTGTATGA
- the LOC133736471 gene encoding serine/threonine-protein kinase STY46-like isoform X3 → MHEITISTNDKPKLLSELTSLLSDIGLNIQEAHAFSTTDGYSLDVFVVDGWECEETERLRQALAKEILWSENPCLDYNVISPVLGQDTGMKVIGDHVSTSSEEKDIWEIEASLLTYERKIASGSNGDLYQGTFCGQDVAIKVLSTERLNETMREFTQEVCIMRKVRHKNVVQFIGACTKPPNLCIVTEFLSGGSMYDFLHKQKGSFSLQSLLKVAVDISRGMKYLHQNNIMHRDLKAANLLMDGNGVVKVADFGIARVQAQSGVMTAETGTYRWMAPEVIEHKPYDHKADVFSFGVILWELLTGKLPYENLTPLQAALGVVKKGLRPTIPKHTNPMLVELMESCWQQDASLRPEFSEIVNMLRQMARRVADEREDRRKGKSAKVVPTLRHGSAE, encoded by the exons ATGCATGAAATTACAATTTCAACTAATGACAAGCCCAAACTCCTTAGTGag TTGACATCCTTATTATCTGACATCGGACTGAACATTCAAGAAGCACATGCTTTTTCTACAACAGATGGCTACTCCTTGGATGTCTTTGTCGTTGATGGTTGGGAATGTGAG GAAACTGAACGGCTTAGACAGGCACTGGCAAAAGAAATACTATGGAGTGAG AATCCTTGCTTGGATTATAATGTCATCTCCCCTGTTCTGGGGCAAGACACTGGAATGAAGGTCATTGGTGATCATGTAAGCACATCCAGTGAAGAAAAAGATATCTGGGAAATTGAAGCAAGCCTATTGACATATGAAAGGAAAATTGCTTCTGGATCAAATGGTGATTT ATATCAAGGTACTTTCTGTGGTCAAGATGTGGCCATTAAAGTTCTTAGCACTGAGCGCCTAAATGAAACCATGAGGGAGTTTACCCAAGAAGTCTGTATCATGAG AAAAGTTCGGCACAAGAATGTCGTTCAATTCATTGGGGCTTGCACTAAACCTCCTAACCTTTGCATAGTTACTG AATTTTTGTCTGGTGGAAGCATGTACGACTTTCTCCATAAGCAAAAGGGTTCTTTTTCACTTCAGTCCTTGCTCAAAGTTGCAGTTGATATTTCCAGGGGAATGAAATACTTGCACCAAAATAATATAATGCACAGGGACTTGAAAGCTGCTAATCTTTTGATGGATGGAAATGGA GTTGTGAAAGTAGCTGATTTTGGGATTGCTAGAGTACAGGCACAATCTGGTGTTATGACTGCAGAAACTGGCACCTACCGTTGGATGGCTCCAGAG GTCATAGAACATAAACCGTATGATCACAAAGCCGATGTTTTTAGCTTTGGGGTTATTCTGTGGGAGCTTCTTACAGGAAAG CTTCCCTATGAGAACTTAACTCCACTACAAGCAGCACTCGGCGTTGTCAAGAAG GGTCTGAGGCCTACGATTCCAAAGCACACTAACCCCATGCTAGTGGAGTTAATGGAGAGTTGCTGGCAGCAAGATGCATCATTGAGACCTGAGTTCTCAGAGATTGTAAATATGTTGCGACAAATGGCTAGGAGG GTTGCGGATGAAAGGGAGGATCGACGAAAGGGAAAATCAGCAAAAGTAGTACCTACTCTTAGGCATGGCAGTGCCGAATGA
- the LOC133739844 gene encoding glutathione S-transferase-like: MATSVKVYGPPISTAVSRVLACLHEKEVPYQLIPVNMAKGEHKKPEYLKIQPFGQVPAFEDEGFALFESRSICRYICEKYAKQGNKGLYGENPLAKASIDQWIEAESHGFGPPSSVLVFQLAFAPRMKLKQDQGAIRQNGEKLKKVLDVYEERLGESRFLAGDEFTLADLSHLPNTHYLVNSTDMGELFTERDNVGRWWSEISSRESWQKVVEMQKPA, from the exons ATGGCGACTTCGGTGAAAGTGTACGGACCACCGATATCCACGGCCGTGTCGAGAGTGTTGGCCTGTCTCCATGAGAAAGAAGTGCCCTATCAGCTCATTCCGGTCAACATGGCCAAAGGCGAGCACAAGAAGCCTGAATACCTCAAGATCCAG CCATTTGGACAAGTGCCAGCTTTTGAAGACGAGGGCTTCGCCCTTTTCG AATCGAGGTCCATATGCCGGTACATATGTGAGAAGTATGCAAAACAGGGAAACAAGGGATTGTATGGGGAAAACCCATTGGCAAAGGCTTCCATAGATCAGTGGATAGAAGCTGAATCACATGGCTTCGGTCCTCCAAGCTCCGTTCTGGTGTTTCAGCTTGCATTCGCACCGAGAATGAAGCTGAAGCAGGATCAAGGGGCGATCAGGCAGAACGGAGAGAAGCTGAAGAAGGTGCTGGACGTGTACGAAGAGAGGCTGGGTGAGAGCCGGTTCTTGGCGGGTGACGAATTCACTCTGGCTGACCTTTCTCACTTGCCCAACACACACTACTTGGTGAATTCCACCGATATGGGAGAGCTGTTTACTGAGAGAGACAATGTGGGCAGGTGGTGGTCTGAGATATCTAGCCGAGAATCGTGGCAGAAGGTGGTTGAAATGCAGAAGCCTGCTTGA